In Carnobacterium sp. CP1, the following are encoded in one genomic region:
- a CDS encoding ring-cleaving dioxygenase, whose translation MNELKGIHHVTAITSSAEKIYDFFTSVLSLRLVKKTVNQDDIQTYHLFFADDQGSAGTDMTFFDFPGTPKGIKGTNDISKTSFRVPSDAALDYWIKRFAKYDVKHTGIKEQFGVKTISFEDFDEQHYQLISDENNTGIGSGAPWHKGPVPDEFAITGLGPVFVRIANFDFLKEVLEKVLLFKEIAQEGDFHLFEVGKGGNGAQMIVEHNQVLPQAQQGYGSVHHLAFRVENRAALDEWVERMAQFRFPTSGYVDRFYFESLYARIAQGILFEFATDGPGFIDDEESYETLGEKLALPPAFRNKRAEIEKLVRPIDTVRSNKVFEKEYL comes from the coding sequence ATGAACGAATTAAAAGGGATTCACCACGTCACCGCTATTACAAGCAGTGCAGAAAAAATTTATGATTTCTTTACCTCTGTCTTAAGTTTGCGACTAGTCAAAAAAACCGTCAATCAAGACGATATCCAAACCTATCATCTCTTTTTTGCAGATGATCAAGGCAGTGCCGGAACCGATATGACCTTTTTTGATTTTCCGGGTACCCCTAAAGGGATCAAAGGGACGAATGATATCTCTAAGACTTCTTTTCGTGTCCCAAGCGATGCTGCATTGGATTATTGGATCAAGCGTTTTGCTAAATATGATGTAAAGCATACCGGTATCAAGGAACAATTTGGTGTTAAAACAATATCTTTTGAAGACTTTGATGAACAACACTATCAATTGATTTCCGATGAAAACAATACCGGTATCGGTTCTGGAGCGCCTTGGCATAAAGGTCCCGTTCCTGATGAATTTGCTATTACTGGCTTAGGACCCGTTTTTGTACGTATCGCTAACTTCGACTTTTTAAAAGAAGTTCTCGAAAAAGTTCTCCTTTTCAAAGAAATTGCCCAAGAAGGCGACTTTCATTTATTTGAAGTTGGAAAAGGCGGTAACGGAGCGCAAATGATCGTTGAACACAACCAAGTTTTGCCGCAAGCTCAACAAGGTTATGGCAGTGTGCATCACTTAGCTTTCCGTGTGGAAAATCGGGCTGCTCTAGATGAATGGGTCGAACGAATGGCGCAATTCCGATTCCCAACTTCTGGCTATGTCGACCGCTTCTATTTTGAATCGCTCTACGCCCGTATTGCACAAGGCATCTTGTTTGAATTTGCAACCGACGGTCCTGGCTTTATTGATGATGAAGAAAGTTATGAAACCCTTGGCGAAAAATTGGCTTTGCCGCCAGCTTTCCGTAATAAGCGTGCTGAAATCGAAAAACTTGTGCGTCCGATCGACACGGTTCGCAGCAACAAAGTCTTTGAAAAAGAATACCTGTAA
- a CDS encoding flavin reductase family protein has protein sequence MLHFTSAQLTKKQQYKFISGSVIPRPIAWVTTLSKNGEVVNAAPFSFFSAASNELPLLTVAILRKSGEIKDTARNILDRGEAVVHIVDYDLVEEMNRTSAPLAPDESELERTNLTLIDSHTVSVPTIKEAKIHFEGTVHQYVPIEDDHGTVVTDLFIIRVTDFFFDETVFDLAKEYILTGNLNPVARLAGDQYATLNEEYTLVRPAK, from the coding sequence GTGCTTCATTTTACATCAGCTCAATTAACTAAAAAACAACAATACAAGTTTATCAGCGGCAGTGTGATTCCTCGCCCAATTGCTTGGGTTACGACTTTATCAAAAAACGGCGAGGTCGTTAATGCTGCTCCTTTCAGTTTTTTCAGTGCTGCCTCTAATGAACTGCCATTACTAACTGTAGCTATTTTACGAAAATCAGGCGAAATCAAAGATACGGCGCGCAACATTTTAGACCGTGGAGAAGCTGTCGTTCATATCGTAGATTATGATTTGGTTGAAGAAATGAATCGGACCTCTGCTCCTTTAGCCCCTGATGAAAGCGAGCTTGAACGGACAAATTTAACCTTGATAGACAGCCACACGGTCAGCGTTCCAACGATCAAAGAAGCTAAAATCCATTTTGAAGGAACAGTGCATCAATATGTTCCAATCGAAGATGATCATGGAACTGTGGTCACTGACCTCTTCATCATTCGTGTAACAGATTTCTTCTTTGATGAAACTGTGTTTGATTTAGCTAAAGAGTATATTCTCACAGGAAATTTAAATCCTGTTGCTCGTTTAGCTGGTGATCAGTATGCAACATTGAATGAAGAGTATACACTTGTTAGACCAGCTAAATAA
- a CDS encoding PTS sugar transporter subunit IIA — protein MFDFLKKKDTTPENSPVKLYAPANGKLIPIEEVADPVFSQKMMGDGFAVIPTDGKITSPAAGKVLSVFPTQHAVGLLLENGVEILLHMGLDTVELSGGPFETVVKEGDQVTPETVISTVDLAALEAAGKDNAMVVVFTNMDKVSDFNLSASGDVSTAAEIGSVTANA, from the coding sequence ATGTTTGATTTTTTAAAGAAAAAAGATACAACACCTGAAAATAGTCCAGTAAAATTATACGCACCAGCAAATGGGAAATTGATCCCAATTGAGGAAGTTGCTGACCCTGTCTTTTCACAAAAAATGATGGGCGATGGTTTTGCGGTTATTCCAACAGATGGAAAAATCACTTCACCAGCAGCAGGTAAAGTACTAAGTGTGTTTCCAACACAACACGCAGTAGGCCTTTTACTTGAAAACGGCGTAGAAATTTTACTCCACATGGGGCTAGACACAGTAGAATTAAGCGGCGGACCTTTTGAAACAGTCGTTAAAGAAGGCGACCAAGTGACACCGGAAACCGTTATATCTACCGTTGACTTAGCTGCATTAGAAGCAGCTGGAAAAGACAATGCAATGGTCGTTGTCTTTACAAATATGGACAAAGTATCTGATTTCAACTTGTCTGCTTCAGGCGATGTTTCAACTGCTGCAGAAATAGGATCGGTTACAGCTAACGCATAA
- a CDS encoding YeiH family protein translates to MKKAKGLILAGLIAAVSTVLGNFFPIIGSAVFAIIIGLVLKNTVGVGEDFQPGIKFSAKKVLQWSIILLGFSLNIQDIGKTGATSISVTLVTIAVAFIVAFLVGKWLKIPTNLKILVGVGTAICGGSAIAAVAPIIEADDDEVALSVSTIFLFNILAVFLFPFFGHLMQLSDAGFGLWAGTAINDTSSVVAAGYSFSETAGDYATIVKLTRATLIIPVSLVIAGIQIFKKKKTSDTVSIKQIFPWFILWFLVASIISSTGILPAGFIAAAKWASRFMIAMALGSIGLTANVKDMLKTGTKPVLLGLITWFFVAVSSLLVQMIYGQL, encoded by the coding sequence ATGAAAAAAGCAAAAGGCCTTATCTTAGCTGGCTTGATTGCCGCTGTTTCTACAGTATTGGGAAACTTTTTCCCCATTATCGGCAGTGCTGTTTTCGCTATCATTATTGGGCTAGTGCTCAAAAACACGGTTGGAGTCGGAGAGGATTTTCAACCCGGAATCAAATTTTCAGCAAAAAAAGTTTTGCAGTGGTCCATTATTTTACTAGGTTTTAGTTTGAATATCCAAGATATCGGCAAAACAGGCGCAACTTCTATCAGTGTCACGCTAGTTACCATTGCTGTTGCTTTCATTGTCGCTTTTTTAGTTGGTAAATGGTTGAAAATTCCAACGAATCTAAAAATCTTAGTCGGCGTAGGCACAGCTATCTGCGGGGGTTCTGCGATTGCTGCCGTTGCTCCGATTATTGAGGCGGATGATGATGAAGTTGCCCTTTCCGTTTCCACTATTTTTCTATTTAACATTCTGGCCGTTTTTCTGTTTCCGTTTTTCGGGCATTTAATGCAGTTGTCTGATGCTGGTTTTGGTTTATGGGCTGGAACAGCAATCAATGATACTTCTTCCGTTGTTGCTGCTGGGTATAGTTTTAGTGAAACAGCGGGTGATTATGCCACTATTGTTAAACTGACACGTGCTACACTGATCATTCCCGTTTCTTTAGTGATTGCGGGTATTCAAATTTTCAAGAAAAAGAAAACCAGTGATACCGTTTCGATCAAACAAATCTTCCCTTGGTTTATTCTATGGTTTTTAGTTGCTTCCATTATCAGCAGTACTGGAATATTACCGGCTGGGTTTATTGCTGCAGCAAAATGGGCTTCTCGCTTTATGATCGCCATGGCTTTAGGATCAATTGGTTTAACAGCTAATGTAAAAGATATGCTAAAAACAGGTACTAAGCCCGTTCTATTAGGTTTGATCACCTGGTTCTTTGTGGCTGTCAGCAGTTTATTGGTTCAAATGATTTACGGACAGCTCTAA
- a CDS encoding undecaprenyl-diphosphate phosphatase — MVFIELLKAIFLGIVEGITEWLPISSTGHMILVEEFIQLDASPAFKEMFFVVIQLGAILAVVLLFFHKLNPFSPKKTTQEKKDTMSIWYKVIVGVLPAAVLGLLFDDWLNEHLYNYLTVAIMLIVYGVLFIVIENRNAGREGSIKTFKDLTYKTAFLIGMFQVLSLIPGTSRSGATILGAILLGSSRYIAAEYSFFLSIPVMFGASALKLVKFGFNFTGMEIGILVTGMVVAFLVSVLAIKFLLGYIKNNDFKAFGWYRIVLGILVIGYFALFG, encoded by the coding sequence ATGGTTTTCATTGAATTATTAAAAGCGATTTTCTTAGGAATCGTTGAGGGAATTACTGAATGGCTGCCAATCAGCAGTACCGGCCATATGATTTTAGTGGAGGAATTCATTCAGTTGGATGCTTCTCCAGCATTTAAAGAAATGTTTTTTGTTGTGATTCAGTTAGGAGCTATTTTAGCAGTTGTTTTGCTTTTCTTCCATAAACTAAATCCATTTTCACCAAAAAAAACAACACAAGAAAAAAAAGATACGATGTCTATTTGGTATAAAGTTATCGTTGGAGTATTGCCTGCAGCTGTTTTAGGCTTATTGTTTGATGATTGGTTGAACGAACACTTATACAATTATTTAACAGTTGCCATCATGCTGATCGTTTATGGAGTACTCTTTATTGTGATTGAAAACCGGAATGCTGGACGTGAAGGTTCTATTAAAACCTTCAAAGATTTAACATATAAAACGGCTTTCTTGATCGGGATGTTCCAAGTCCTATCGTTGATCCCAGGAACGTCACGTTCAGGAGCAACGATTTTAGGTGCTATCTTATTAGGCTCTTCTCGTTACATTGCTGCAGAATATTCTTTCTTCTTATCTATTCCAGTTATGTTCGGTGCCAGTGCATTAAAACTTGTTAAATTTGGCTTTAACTTTACGGGCATGGAGATCGGTATCTTAGTGACCGGGATGGTCGTAGCCTTCCTTGTTTCAGTTTTGGCTATCAAATTCTTGTTGGGGTACATTAAAAATAATGACTTCAAAGCATTTGGTTGGTATCGAATTGTCTTAGGGATATTAGTTATTGGTTACTTTGCTTTATTTGGTTAA
- a CDS encoding MurR/RpiR family transcriptional regulator, whose product MQSNLLFRIKEKMADLPQSEKKIAATILADPAAVIQMNATSLALQAGSSSAAVIRFCHSIGLKGFTQLKLNLSADTQGIQEKLYSEIQPNEELDQIKKKFLMQTHHVFKETNQTLKADCVAQVTQWFNESKVIYTYGIGASHLVALDLQQKFSRIGKSIICSQDQHLLVTSMSVTEENAVFLGVSNSGEKQEVIALMKTAKKLGIKTISLTKETTNTLSQLADISLKTANSHEAPLRSGATVSLLAQMYAVDLLFYDFATKYYDTTIENLEKSKEAIRSLSHDLEA is encoded by the coding sequence ATGCAGAGCAATCTTTTATTTAGGATCAAAGAAAAAATGGCTGATCTGCCTCAATCAGAAAAAAAAATTGCGGCTACGATCTTAGCTGATCCAGCAGCTGTGATTCAAATGAATGCCACGAGTTTAGCCTTGCAAGCCGGTTCCAGCTCTGCAGCGGTTATCCGCTTTTGTCATTCGATCGGGTTAAAAGGGTTTACTCAGTTAAAGTTAAATTTATCAGCGGATACTCAAGGGATCCAAGAAAAATTGTACAGTGAAATTCAACCGAATGAAGAGTTGGATCAAATCAAAAAGAAGTTTTTAATGCAGACTCATCATGTTTTTAAAGAAACCAACCAGACTCTAAAGGCCGATTGCGTAGCGCAAGTCACCCAATGGTTTAATGAGAGCAAAGTAATCTATACTTATGGAATCGGGGCTTCTCATTTAGTGGCTTTGGACTTGCAGCAAAAGTTCAGCCGGATCGGTAAATCGATCATCTGCTCGCAAGATCAGCATCTGCTTGTGACATCTATGTCGGTGACGGAAGAAAATGCAGTATTTTTAGGCGTTTCTAATAGCGGCGAGAAACAAGAGGTTATCGCTTTGATGAAAACGGCTAAGAAACTCGGAATAAAAACCATTTCATTAACGAAAGAAACGACGAATACATTAAGTCAATTAGCAGACATTTCGTTAAAGACAGCTAACAGTCATGAAGCGCCTTTGCGAAGCGGCGCCACTGTTTCATTATTAGCACAAATGTATGCTGTTGATTTATTGTTCTACGATTTTGCCACCAAGTATTATGATACAACGATTGAGAACTTAGAAAAATCAAAAGAAGCTATTCGGAGTTTGTCTCATGATTTAGAAGCATAA
- a CDS encoding PTS transporter subunit EIIC, giving the protein MAETKVQRLAREIYAQVGGMGNVNKVIHCMTRVRMDIKDNESVDLDGLKKIDGVMGVVEDDTLQVVLGPGIVNKVANEMVSMAGVRLGETIPTQAASSGPLSGREEAERKAAITKADQKKKNNTPFKRALKSIANIFVPLIPAFVGAGIIGGIASVMQNMLTAETLSGETWVTMVVVLNIIKNGLFAYLNIYVGINAAKVFGATEGLGGVVAGIIYLTGMDPELPLPNIFTGGDLAAGQGGIIGVIFAVFLLAIVEKWLRKFIPDSIDVIVTPTIALLVIGLVTIFLIMPIAGVISSSLVGAITWVLNVGGAFAGFVLGATFLPMVMFGLHQILTPIHIEMISTQGMTLLLPILAMAGGGQVGAAVALWVKCRKNKQLTNMIKGSLPVGILGIGEPLIYAVTLPLGRPFITACIGGGIGGAVIGAIGGIGATAIGPSGVALLPLIANNLWWGYALGLAAAYAGGFVATYLFGVPKEAMEPSELPSTETANPEMVDLEETSVVR; this is encoded by the coding sequence ATGGCTGAAACAAAAGTACAGCGTTTAGCTAGAGAAATCTATGCGCAAGTTGGCGGTATGGGAAATGTTAATAAAGTGATTCACTGTATGACACGAGTACGAATGGACATCAAAGACAATGAAAGCGTTGATCTAGACGGATTAAAAAAAATAGACGGCGTCATGGGAGTTGTTGAAGATGATACATTGCAAGTTGTATTAGGCCCAGGCATTGTTAATAAAGTTGCCAATGAAATGGTCAGTATGGCCGGTGTACGTTTAGGCGAAACGATTCCGACTCAAGCAGCATCCAGCGGTCCTTTGTCTGGCCGCGAAGAAGCAGAAAGAAAAGCCGCAATCACGAAAGCCGATCAGAAGAAAAAGAACAATACCCCTTTTAAACGAGCACTAAAGTCGATCGCTAACATCTTTGTTCCGTTAATTCCAGCATTTGTTGGTGCGGGGATCATCGGCGGAATCGCCTCTGTCATGCAAAACATGCTGACAGCGGAGACGTTGAGCGGAGAAACATGGGTAACCATGGTTGTTGTATTAAACATTATTAAAAATGGGCTGTTTGCTTATTTAAATATCTATGTCGGGATCAATGCTGCAAAAGTATTTGGAGCAACCGAAGGACTCGGAGGAGTCGTGGCTGGAATCATCTATCTAACCGGGATGGACCCAGAACTGCCTTTGCCAAATATTTTTACAGGCGGCGATTTAGCTGCAGGTCAAGGTGGAATCATTGGCGTTATCTTTGCAGTCTTTCTTTTAGCGATTGTTGAAAAATGGTTGCGTAAATTCATTCCTGATTCAATTGATGTTATTGTGACACCAACGATTGCTTTATTAGTTATTGGACTTGTAACGATTTTCTTGATCATGCCGATTGCGGGTGTTATCTCATCTAGCCTAGTTGGAGCGATCACTTGGGTCTTGAATGTTGGCGGCGCATTTGCCGGATTTGTTTTAGGGGCAACGTTCTTACCGATGGTTATGTTCGGACTTCATCAGATATTGACACCGATTCATATCGAAATGATTTCGACACAAGGCATGACATTGCTTTTGCCGATTCTGGCAATGGCAGGCGGCGGACAAGTTGGAGCAGCAGTAGCTCTTTGGGTAAAATGCCGTAAAAATAAACAGTTGACGAATATGATCAAAGGATCTTTGCCTGTTGGGATTTTAGGGATTGGAGAACCGCTGATTTATGCAGTAACATTGCCATTAGGTCGTCCGTTTATCACTGCTTGTATTGGTGGAGGTATCGGTGGAGCTGTGATTGGCGCAATTGGCGGAATTGGAGCAACAGCGATTGGACCATCAGGTGTGGCTTTATTGCCGTTGATTGCTAATAACTTATGGTGGGGTTATGCACTAGGATTAGCAGCGGCTTATGCTGGAGGATTTGTGGCGACCTATTTATTCGGAGTTCCTAAAGAAGCAATGGAACCGTCAGAATTGCCTTCAACTGAAACAGCAAACCCAGAGATGGTTGACCTGGAAGAAACAAGTGTTGTAAGATAA
- the murQ gene encoding N-acetylmuramic acid 6-phosphate etherase, translating to MDLGKLATETRNEQTMELDKLSTAEFLQVMNREDQTVAKAVSLEIPQITKVVDAIIQSFNQEGRLIYMGAGTSGRLGVLDAAECVPTFSVDPSMVQGLIAGGMKAMTVAVEGAEDSKELGAQDLKAIDLTERDVVVGIAASGRTPYVIGGLEYADQIGAMTATISCNKDAEISAFAKLPIEVEVGPEILTGSTRLKSGTAQKLVLNMLSTGAMVGIGKVYQNLMVDVKPSNKKLEERAKRIIMEATECSYDVASEMFEAANHQVKLAIVMILTDSSKEEASEKLTTAKGFIRKTIA from the coding sequence ATGGATTTAGGTAAATTAGCAACAGAAACAAGAAATGAGCAAACGATGGAGTTAGATAAATTATCCACAGCAGAATTTTTGCAGGTCATGAACCGAGAGGACCAAACGGTTGCCAAGGCAGTCTCGCTTGAAATTCCGCAAATCACTAAAGTAGTAGATGCTATTATACAATCATTTAATCAAGAAGGACGTTTAATTTATATGGGAGCCGGAACGAGCGGCCGTTTAGGGGTACTGGATGCAGCTGAATGCGTACCGACGTTCAGTGTGGACCCGAGCATGGTGCAAGGATTGATTGCCGGTGGAATGAAAGCGATGACAGTAGCTGTGGAAGGTGCTGAAGATTCAAAAGAATTAGGAGCACAAGATTTGAAAGCGATTGATTTAACTGAGAGAGATGTTGTTGTCGGGATCGCAGCTAGCGGTCGAACGCCTTATGTGATCGGCGGATTGGAGTATGCGGATCAAATTGGAGCAATGACGGCTACGATTTCATGTAATAAAGATGCTGAGATCAGTGCATTTGCTAAGCTGCCTATTGAGGTTGAAGTTGGACCAGAAATTCTGACAGGGTCCACACGCTTGAAATCAGGAACAGCCCAAAAATTAGTATTAAATATGCTATCGACAGGTGCTATGGTGGGAATCGGAAAAGTTTACCAGAATTTAATGGTAGATGTAAAGCCGTCTAATAAAAAATTAGAAGAACGTGCCAAGCGTATAATTATGGAAGCGACGGAGTGTTCTTATGACGTCGCAAGCGAAATGTTTGAAGCAGCAAATCATCAAGTAAAATTAGCAATCGTTATGATTTTGACTGACTCATCCAAGGAAGAAGCCAGTGAAAAGTTAACGACTGCCAAAGGATTTATCCGTAAAACAATTGCATAA
- a CDS encoding DUF871 domain-containing protein: MLGVSVFLGEDLSEETKDYLVTMKNIGFKGIFSSLHIPEDDSTQYLKRLITLGEWSKKLGMELMVDISGSALTKIGLSFDDPAEITATGITGLRIDYGISNRVIADLSKVMKISLNASTITDKDVAELRAAEADFQQLEAWHNYYPRPETGLAKVDFIAKNSWLKQLGFRVMAFVPGNAELRGPLFESLPTLEKQRHMHPLAATLELLRDCLVEDVYIGDPKIDDKTQRQFEAYFNKDHLLLFAAPEKDSAYTQAVLGHHQNRWDPARDVLRSADARFKKISTVLPEDPKPRPKGSITLDNQLYGRYMGEIQVVVRQLSADEKVNVVAQIIPEDTSLLDWCTAGQQFEIQLSEN; the protein is encoded by the coding sequence ATGCTAGGTGTTTCAGTCTTCCTTGGAGAAGATTTAAGCGAGGAGACAAAAGACTATCTCGTCACAATGAAAAACATCGGATTTAAAGGTATTTTTTCTTCGCTGCATATTCCAGAAGACGACAGCACACAGTACCTAAAACGATTGATCACATTAGGAGAGTGGTCTAAAAAATTAGGTATGGAATTGATGGTGGATATTTCAGGATCTGCTTTAACCAAAATTGGTTTGTCTTTTGATGATCCGGCAGAAATAACCGCGACAGGTATCACAGGTTTACGAATAGATTATGGCATTTCGAATCGAGTTATTGCTGATTTATCAAAAGTCATGAAGATCTCGCTGAACGCTAGTACGATCACCGATAAAGATGTGGCAGAGCTAAGAGCCGCTGAAGCTGATTTTCAACAATTGGAAGCATGGCATAATTATTATCCAAGGCCGGAAACAGGATTGGCTAAAGTTGATTTTATTGCTAAAAACAGTTGGCTGAAACAATTAGGATTTCGTGTAATGGCTTTTGTTCCTGGAAATGCAGAATTAAGAGGGCCTTTGTTTGAGAGTTTGCCGACGCTCGAGAAACAACGTCATATGCACCCGTTGGCAGCAACACTTGAATTGCTTAGGGACTGTTTAGTAGAGGATGTCTATATCGGCGATCCAAAAATAGACGATAAAACACAACGGCAATTTGAGGCTTATTTTAATAAGGATCATTTGCTGCTGTTTGCCGCACCTGAAAAAGACTCTGCTTACACACAGGCTGTTTTAGGCCACCATCAGAATCGTTGGGATCCAGCACGAGATGTATTGCGTAGTGCGGATGCTCGATTCAAGAAAATAAGCACGGTTCTACCTGAAGATCCGAAGCCTCGGCCCAAAGGCAGTATTACTTTGGATAACCAGCTTTACGGCCGCTACATGGGTGAAATTCAAGTAGTGGTTCGTCAGTTATCGGCCGATGAGAAAGTAAATGTTGTGGCTCAGATTATTCCAGAGGATACATCATTATTGGATTGGTGTACTGCTGGCCAACAGTTCGAGATTCAATTGAGTGAGAATTAA
- a CDS encoding histidine phosphatase family protein: protein MQRLFFVRHGKTEYNLADRVQGGDIDSPLLEQSKKDAVKTGIVLNPYAIKQIIASPQKRVVDTAQLIASQFQHSYDIHYNEDFKEFGYGEWEGAYIPHFEKEKPETFYHLRNRPDLYDPTDFNGETYSQLIVRGTKTVHQAIEQFPNQDLLFVGHSITTTATLLSLLGKDLKQIRSQIPLENTSISILLHQDDQFSLEGWNQISHLR, encoded by the coding sequence ATGCAACGACTATTTTTTGTCCGGCACGGAAAAACAGAGTATAATTTAGCGGATCGAGTACAAGGTGGAGATATTGATTCTCCTTTATTAGAACAAAGTAAAAAAGATGCTGTCAAAACGGGGATAGTTTTAAACCCGTATGCCATTAAACAAATTATTGCCAGTCCGCAAAAACGTGTCGTCGATACAGCTCAGTTGATTGCCTCTCAATTTCAGCATTCTTATGATATACACTACAATGAAGATTTCAAAGAATTCGGATACGGTGAATGGGAAGGTGCTTATATTCCCCATTTTGAAAAAGAGAAACCAGAAACTTTTTATCATTTGCGCAATCGACCAGACTTATACGATCCAACTGATTTCAATGGAGAAACATACAGTCAATTGATTGTGAGAGGCACCAAAACCGTCCACCAAGCTATTGAACAATTTCCTAATCAAGATTTATTGTTTGTTGGCCACAGCATTACCACGACTGCCACCTTGTTGTCTTTGCTAGGAAAAGACCTTAAACAAATTCGTTCCCAAATTCCTTTGGAAAATACGAGTATTTCAATTTTACTGCATCAAGATGATCAGTTTTCATTAGAAGGCTGGAATCAAATCAGCCATCTACGTTAA